Proteins encoded together in one Solanum lycopersicum chromosome 7, SLM_r2.1 window:
- the LOC101267253 gene encoding uncharacterized protein, which produces MGRRLFTCFGKGGSSHSSSKDPSSNNNDSATADLTAEEQKRCGPVVVELFSSQGCATSPEAELLFSRIGRGDFNLEMPVILLAYHVDYWDYMGWKDPFGSSLWTVKQKAYVETLNLDTMFTPQIVVQGRAQCVGNEQDAVFSCIKSAPRFAAPSFQATFERPTPESLQVSLLGSLRSKVDNDGANVMIALYEGGLVTDIAAGENKGKMLANDYVVRRLEKLCYVKDITAKKTISGTVNFSLWDGFNSSKCGVALFVESGSHQICGSQNFKLPENL; this is translated from the exons ATGGGGCGCCGTCTCTTCACCTGCTTCGGCAAAGGCGGTTCTTCTCATTCTTCTTCAAAAGATCCCAGCTCGAATAACAACGACAGTGCGACGGCGGATTTGACGGCGGAGGAGCAAAAACGGTGCGGGCCGGTGGTGGTGGAGTTATTCTCATCGCAAGGCTGCGCCACCTCACCTGAAGCGGAGCTGTTGTTTTCGAGGATTGGGAGAGGCGATTTTAACCTAGAAATGCCGGTGATTTTGTTGGCTTATCATGTGGATTATTGGGATTATATGGGTTGGAAGGATCCGTTTGGGTCGAGTTTATGGACGGTTAAACAAAAAGCGTATGTGGAGACCTTAAATCTAGATACCATGTTTACGCCTCAGATTGTGGTTCAGGGAAGAGCTCAATGTGTTGGGAATGAACAAGATGCGGTTTTCTCTTGTATCAAATCTGCTCCCAGATTTGCTGCTCCTTCCTTCCAg GCAACATTCGAGAGGCCAACACCAGAGTCATTGCAAGTATCTCTATTAGGATCTCTAAGGAGTAAGGTGGACAATGATGGTGCCAACGTGATGATTGCTCTGTACGAAGGTGGTCTGGTGACTGATATCGCTGCAGGAGAGAACAAAGGAAAAATGCTTGCGAATGACTATGTTGTCAGGAGGCTGGAAAAGCTTTGCTATGTAAAGGATATTACTGCAAAGAAGACAATCTCAGGAACTGTCAATTTCTCTCTTTGGGATGGCTTCAATAGCAGCAAATGTGGCGTAGCGCTCTTTGTGGAATCTGGCTCTCATCAAATATGTGGATCACAAAACTTTAAATTGCCAGAAAATCTCTGA
- the LOC101266957 gene encoding vesicle-associated protein 4-1 yields MAIADHHKSHNSDGKLWKLCPLWQSGTTSSSSSSTQNLHSQNHSHQNGVGSNSSRASTSVSSVARSLLPSRRRLRLDPANSLYFPYEPGKQVKSAVKIKNTSKSYVAFKFQTTAPKSCYMRPPGGILEPGESVIATVFKFVEHPENNEKPVDQKSKVKFKIMSLKVKEGVDYVPELFEEQKDHVTIERILRVVFLDPERPSPVLEKLKRQLAEAEAALESRKKPPVETGPKVVGEGLVIDEWKERREKYLARQQVEAVDSV; encoded by the exons ATGGCAATCGCCGACCACCACAAGTCACATAACTCAGACGGAAAGCTCTGGAAGCTTTGTCCTCTATGGCAATCAGGAACTACGTCTTCTTCTTCGTCGTCTACACAAAATCTTCACTCTCAGAATCACAGTCACCAAAACGGCGTCGGATCTAACAGCTCTCGTGCTTCTACGTCTGTTAGCTCCGTTGCTAGATCACTGCTTCCGTCTAGACGTAGGCTTCGGCTCGATCCAGCTAACAGTCTCTACTTCCCTT atgaACCGGGAAAGCAGGTGAAGAGTGCTGTAAAGATTAAGAACACTAGCAAATCTTATGTTGCATTTAAG TTTCAAACGACTGCACCAAAGAGCTGCTACATGCGACCTCCTGGAGGCATTCTCGAACCCGGTGAAAGTGTTATTGCCACTG TCTTCAAGTTTGTGGAGCACCCTGAGAACAACGAAAAGCCTGTGGACCAAAAGAGCAAAGTTAAGTTCAAGATCATGAGCTTGAAGGTGAAAGAAGGAGTAGATTACGTACCTGAGTTG TTTGAAGAACAAAAGGATCACGTGACTATTGAACGTATCCTACGGGTGGTGTTCTTGGACCCAGAACGACCTTCTCCA GTGCTGGAAAAACTAAAACGTCAGTTGGCTGAAGCTGAGGCAGCATTAGAATCTCGCAAGAAACCTCCAGTTGAAACTGGACCTAAAGTTGTAGGAGAAGGTCTAGTAATAGATGAATGG AAGGAACGAAGGGAGAAGTATCTTGCTCGGCAGCAGGTTGAGGCTGTTGATTCAGTGTAA
- the LOC101267542 gene encoding uncharacterized protein produces MLEGKAVIGDTDMLGTMQQDALDLAAKALDFFDVTEATEIARFLKKEFDTMYGPGWQCIVGTDFGSFVTHCYGCFIHFYIGSLAILLFKGSAALEDPKAEAEADRFSTLQEIA; encoded by the exons atgTTGGAAGGGAAAGCAGTAATTGGAGATACAGATATGTTGGGAACCATGCAACAAGATGCATTAGATTTAGCTGCAAAGGCACTTGACTTCTTTGATGTCACTGAGGCCACTGAAATTGCACGTTTTCTTAAAAAG gAATTTGATACAATGTATGGACCAGGGTGGCAATGCATAGTAGGGACAGATTTTGGTTCATTTGTAACACATTGCTATGGTTGTTTCATCCATTTCTACATTGGCAGCCTTGCTATTTTGCTCTTCAAGGGCTCTGCTGCCCTAGAGGATCCGAAAGCCGAGGCCGAAGCTGACCGATTTTCCACTCTGCAGGAAATAGCGTGA